The following is a genomic window from Epinephelus moara isolate mb chromosome 17, YSFRI_EMoa_1.0, whole genome shotgun sequence.
CAAAAGCTTATGACGAGCAACAAATGTTATCAGTGGGCTaaccaacacaacacaaagtcaTCAAGCAAAAAGGCGAGCTGCCCCCAACAGTCAGCCACCCGACTGACAGACTGGCAGGGCACTTATAGATGACGGTCTTGATTGAATGGCTGGGATTGGTCCACTGCACCTGTGCCGCACCAATCAGGGACCCAGGTAAGCTGTGGACTGTGCAGGTAGAAACAGCAGAGGCCGCACCAATCAGAATAGAGGAGGTGGAGCTTCTGAGTCCAGTGGAGATGCAGGCAGCACACAGAGGGAAAAATCAGtgttgcatacacacacatacacacaacggAGGTGGAAAGAGCGACGGCCGTATCACACTATGACCGATTTCTTAACCGAGTCATTTTTATATCCATGAGTTTATCACTTCCGTgtagtggggaaaaaaaaagtgtgtttggcTTATTTGAGTTACTTAATTATTAACGTGGTGAAAGTTAAATCATCCTAAGAATTGTAAAAACTTGGCTTATTGTCCTTGAATAATAGTTGTGGAGATGTTCCcatataaaataatttaaagtgGAAGTACAACTTATCAATGTGCTAGCATGCCAGCTTGCGTGCCAGCTCGCGtgccagctagctaacgctgtctGCTTATGAGCACCTTGATCATAACAAAGTATATTAACTTTCACCACAGCTCCCTTTACAGAGACCATTGCAAGAAATCCTATGGATGTGTGGTTAGATCGGTTCATCTGCATCCAGGCAGGAAAAGTGAAAGGCACCCTAACATTAGCGATGTAGCTCACTTAGCTAGCTTCCTACCTATGGCTGATCGCTGAGAGCTAGAGACAAACGATGAGCCAGTGTCGGttcattaatctaaaaaaagaacatgttttcttgtgGTGTCATTTCTAAAATGATCAGTGGTGAAAGTTAGTCTGTTCTATTATAAACAAGGAGTTAATAAACAGAAGACGTTAGTTAGCTAGTTAAAAAGGTGTTTATTACTTCCACGTTAAATTATATGGGAAAGTCTACACTTGTTTTAACCAAGGACAATAAGACAAATCCCTGCTTaacaaatgtgagtttttacagTTCCTTATGATGATAAATTATCTTTCACCACGTCAGTAATGTTGTTCATGTATAATATCGAGATTATAattaactggagacaaaactttACTTTCTACTACTGCGTCCTCTGCGAGAGTTTTCTGTAAAAATGAAGAATGTCTTATTCTGTGTTCCTGGCACAAGAAGACATTTTTATTCCGGGTATCTCAACAGTTTATCTCCAATGTCCACTGTTTTTCTGCCACCAGTGTGTGCACGCAACTACTGTGACGTAACTGTGACATCCACTCGAAATTGGTCTATAAGACAGTAGGACGTTGTTACATGTTTAGAGTTTTATTGGGAAATAACCTAAACTGGAGGCCAGGGGTTGGTGCTGGAGTGAACGCACTGAAAGGTGGGTTATATAAGCTGACAGAATAATGCAGAAGACTGAATGTGTTCAAGTTCAACAGCCGGATACAGGGGCTCATTGAACTTTGTTTTGTAGGTATGGAGGCGAGTCCGACTGTCAGAGGAAACTCTGTAAAAGGACAGAGTGCCAGCCGGACAATCCAGATACACCCCCACCCGACTGGACCGCCATCCCAGTGGGGACACATCGACTTTCTTGTTGCTGTGCGAAACGTAATTGCCATCATTAGAGCAAACCAGACACCAAGACTTGTCACTGTATCCCATCTTGAACCCGTCCATCCTCCCTTTCTTGTCAGCTCCTCTGTATGTGACTCCAACGCTTAAGGGTCCGAAAACCTCGACCTCCCAGTAGCAGCGCCCATCTAGACCCTGTTCACACAGCACCTGCAGGAACCTTGCTTGGTGAGGTGGATATGGCTGCTCGTCTTCCACCCAGGTCACCTTTCTGTTCCCTTCGGAGAGAAGGAGGTTCTTATGGGCTGTGTTAGCGTCCAACGTGAGCTCACAGGCATCTGGAGGTAAGACAACACTTTATTTAGAGATTATTCAAACCATTTCTGAATATTTCCCTGGATCTGTGCATCATTCCTACCAACAAATGTACAGATACTTACATTTCTTAAAGCCTGGTTTCAACCTTTGACTTCCACCATGGTCAGTGCTGTAGAGAAAAATATTAGAGGGTCAGAACTTTTTGTAGAATGTTAGAATTTAGTCAGATAATGAGAAATCTCTACTAACATATCTGCGTATGTATACAGAATCTGGAGGTtacaggacaagattttggtattgggAGTGTTCTGGTTTCCGTTTCTAATTCGAGTAGTGTTGACCAATCAAATGCAATTTAGGAATTCACCAGCTATCATCTGGTGACAATTTAGCTTTGTATTACCTTTTTGTTATTAACCCATTTTGTAGCCAAAaggcctaaaatgacatacccaaattaaaatgaatgaagcTTCTGAATCgttctgactacatgcatgcatgaggtcttgccagaaagaaaactcccttaagtttcttgtgaaagtgtcagaaacactctaggtgatacagagacagagtaatgggcctctgaagtcagtaaaaaaatgaagattttgcctaaaataaaaaaaatgtgtttcaggatgaataactgtctgtggcttcatctgagcaggtaaatgacaccgTGGGGCTGTAGGctcactatcaatgaacatttgtttcaaatttgaagaagactgctcaaagtatgaccattctacagtgttttttccatgaaaagatccaggcggcgctccaaatgacaagtcgttcactctgcttcaaaacagtactatcagtgatcaaacaacactcagccagcttcaaacattgtaccttattgaaatcaggtgtgattatgatagctgatgttgtttatgacacagaaacactataaaatatcaccaaatatgaaacgtgaaagttatgatcccactttctagatggtatatctcagccaaaaatagtggtaggagtgagactcttaacttttataaaacagctatgTGCCCGCTAACAGCTCCGCATATGGTCacaagtaatcctttaacttttcccatcaaaaaacagcatgacatgacttgtcaccactcatcgcgattttggaatttgtgtgtttaggctgctctggtgcgaaatccataagaaataaaaacaaaaaaaaaacgatgttatttttgaaaagtcgagagcttcctgaatccggcaataccaaacatcacatggttagaagacgtagtgcgcctgggagagaccatttaacagaggaggaggggagcgaggacgtcggcgtcctggcagagttagagaggttaaattCATCTGCATGCACATAGGCTATTTGTTAAGAGATCAGCTGAAATTACTGGCGCTCCAGCCCATATTTCTGCTTGCTACACTGGATCCCCCGAAATATTGGTCATTGCCCTCAGAGGCTTATCAGACCACTGGGTGATGGGTTCAGAGATTGGTTAAGAAGGTATCCACAACTTAAGATGAGTGGGAAGAGTTGCAATATGATGCCAAATGTAAGCAGCAGCTTGAATTTATCGTAAAAGATATTAAGTTAGGGTTGGCCCTTCACTTACACCTCAGCATACTGGATTTGTAACAATAATCCAACACTTCTCAAACACGTCATCAGGAAAAACAAATGATGTTGTGTCCCGTAATTACTTGAGTATGCTGAGCTTAGATTGTTGATCGTTCTTCAGCTCAAAGAGCAGCTTCTCTCCTGAGTCTCCCGGATGGTTGTAGCTCAGGTCCAGCTTTATTAGATGAGAGGGGTTGCACTGTAGAGCTGAGGCAAGAAAAGCACAGCCTTCCTCCGTGACCTGACAACCTGACAACCTGAGAAAACACAGTGTTTGGTCATCAGCAGTGAATGGCGTGTAGATTTGTACAGATTTCTGAATGACTTGAAAGAGGATAGGCTTAAAATGGTGAGAGGCCCTGAAATGGGATTACTCACTATAGAACTGATTTTGCTGAGATGGCTTGAGTAAGTAAAAAGTAACTGATATTTACTTAAAGGTTTCGAGACACTGAAGCCCTGTTTACACTGAGCAGTGCCGTACAGTTCAGTCcggtacactttttttctgtttccgctgtaaaagttgtggatggtaccaatggaaccgttctgtaccgtccccattttggtcacccctctgtaaTGAAATTTTGACCTTACAGTGGcagttgataaaatgtctggGGATCATCAAAGTAATTAAGATTAATCATCTGGGGGCCATGAATGTTGATgtaaaatttcatggcaattaATCCGAAAGTTCAGACTATCCAACCAACCTTGCACCTCTAAAGCTACCCACTACTGTGGCTAAAAACAATACAAGGTAGAAGGAAGGTGCTTTTCAATTTGCATACAATGACATGCATAGTTACAACTAGAATAAAGAATTCTAGAGAATTTTAGATGGTGATCACTACACAGCAACACATAGCTAACACAAATGTTGTTTGCTTGCAGCTGGTTGAGGTAAGTCTATAACTTTATTTACCCATTACCATTGTTTGTTACTGTGCTTTATACCAGTGTCAGTACCTCAGTGTCTCCAATCTGCAGCACTGACTCGACAGGCCATCACAAAGAAGCTCCACTCCTGAGTCTTTCAGGTCATTGTTGCTGAGGTCCAGGTCTCTCAGAGCTGAGTTGGGGTGCTTGAGAGCAAAGGCCAAGTGCTCAACCAACTCTGGAGTCACTTTGCAGTCTGCTAGTCTATGGGTAGATTTTAAAGTTATAATGCTACAATAGAcagtatataaagatggacgacatgacagcccATTataagtgaagccaaaacatctagattgccctctggtggctggctgcagtacagatCATAAagcccgccccctccatgttcGTGAATGggacatgagccaaactaaaaactcacagTACACATCGAATACATTTTTTCCAAATATAGTTTCTGTCATTTAGGGGAGTTCTTATCACTCTGATGTTAGTTTTAGTGTTTGCTtctctgataagtttggtttcaAGCAATTATTTAATGCGATAAAACAGGGATTTCACACCATGTTGCCAACTGGTGTACTTGCATTTAACGGCGCTGCTCGCAATTGGTCGGACGGGTGTTTGGGCGATCCCTACTGTGTAGACTCTGGCTCTGGAATGATTGCTCAcaatccaggatattttggatTCACTAATGCTTAGTTGGGGTGGGGGGTTGGCACgttgtccatctttacatacagtctgtgTATGCAACACAAAAGAAGCTTTTTTTGCATACAAACATAAACAGAACTATGGATACagatatttaaaacaattacGAAATACGAGGAAACAATAGGCATTTTTGGACTTGaggatttttttcacagttCTAACAGCCAAGTTTTAAGAACCTccctttttgttgtgtttgctttGCAAGAACAAGTTACTATCATAATTTTTAGAATGCTGGTTTGAGGTAGTTTTTAGCTCCTATTTCTAAGGAAGTAATTGCCCAGCACAAAAGGAACCATGAGTGAACAAAGTGTACTTTGACTGGTCCAGACAAAAGCGTACGTTGATTGGTCGAACATATCAGCCAATGCACCACCGGcaactgccatttttaaaaagctgttaactgtgtaaacaaaagaaaacgcaaaaaacaaacagctcgtaacaaaaaaaaaggaagaaaacacGGACAAATTGACCTACACTGAAGTCCACACTTTACTAAGCATGTATGCAACAGTAGATATACAACAcaattttgacttgtcatagtgaAAGTAACAGTGCTATACCACCTGCTGGCAGGCTTACAACATGTAACTTCAGCATTCATATTGGCGgtggaaatgcaaacagaaaaagcCCTTGTTACCTACAAAGCAGTATTTGAAACTCTGGCCTTTGCcatttatttacaataactGGCAGATGACATGTATATTCTGAATTTACCAGGCCATCTTACTGTTTGATTCAAGTTTGATTTTCTAACAAAATATATTagatataacagggacagtttACTTACATGGCCTTGCTGCTGATCCTCACAGCAGGTATCAGCCTCCTTCTGCCTTCGTCTGATGTGCTGTAACTCTTCAAGTCCAACACATCCAGATCATTCTTCGATACCAGCAACATGTAGGCCAATGCAGAGCAGTGCAGTGGAGTCAGTTCTGTTTTTGAACGATCTGATGATTTGAGATATTCCTGAATCTCATCTTTAACTTTGTGATCTCTCATCTCAACCATGGTCTGGAAGAGGTTCATACAGCTGTCTGGAGAGAGGGCCTTCCTTCGGATGGCTTTGAGGTAAGTCAAGATTTTCTTGTCGGTATCCTGGCTTGGATCTGGTGATGTCAGCAGACCCTGCAGGACTCTGCGGTTTGGTTGTACCATGAGGCCAAGAAGGAATTGCAAGAAGAAGTCCAGGTGGCCGTTCTTCTTCTCCAACACTTTGTCAACTGTCATCTTTACAAGATCAAGTAAAGTATGTTCTTTGTCCTTCAGATCGAGGAAGCTGTCAAGCacttctgtgttgttgtttgtgaaaCAGTCATAGACAAACAGAGCTGCAAAGAACTCCTGTATGGTCAGGTGCACAAAGAAGAAGACCTTTTTCTGGGAAAAGACTTGTTCCTCTCTAAAAATTGTGTTGCAAAATCCAGAGTAGATGGTTGCCTCTTTAACGTCGATGCCACAGTCTTCCAGATCTTCAGCATAGAAGATGAGATTGTTTTTCTGCAGGTGAACAAACGCAAGCTTGCCGAGTTTCAGGAGAAAttctctgtgtgtcttcagaagtctctctttgttttcctctgtcttcTGGTCATATTTTCTGCTTCTGCGTTTTGTCTGGGCAAACAGGAAATGGGCCATCATCTCTGTTAGAGTTTGAGGAGTTTCAGCTTTCTCATCTCCTCCAAAGATCTCCTGAAATAACACGGCAGAAATCCAGCAGAAGATCGGGATCTGGCACATGATGTCGAGACTCTGTGAAGAGCGAATGTGTGAAATGATCCTGTCAGCGAGGCCTGGGTCATTTCTAAATCTCCTCTTGAAGTATTCTTCTGTTTGTGGGTCACTGAACCCTCTTATCTCCGTCACCATGTCGATAAAGTCTGCAGGGATCTGACTGGCTGCTGCTGGACGGGATGTTATCCACACGTTAGCATTAGGAAGAAGGTTACCCTGGATGAGGTTTGCTAGAAGATTCCCCACAGATGTCACTTCACTGACTGATGTTAGTGGCTTGTTCTTGAAATCCAGTTGAAGTCTGCTTTCATCCAGGCCGTCCAGGATCACTACAACCTTGGCTTTGATTAAATCTTCTGAATTTGTCAGATGGTGGATCGCAGGGTGAAATTCAGTCAGGAGCTCATGTAAGCTTTTGTTATCTGTACTCAAATTCAGCTCTCGAAGAGCAAGattgaaaacaaaatcaatgTCCTCATTGTCTCTCCCCTCAGCCCAGTCAAGAATGAATTTCTGCACGGAAAATGATTTTCCGATTCCTGCAACGCCCTTCGTCAAGACTGTTCTGTTGGGTTTCTCTTGGCCAGGCATACGTTTAAAGATGTCACTGACATTGATTGAATGTTCAGAAGATTGTTGTTTCAGTTTATGCTTATGGTGCCTCAACTCGTGCTCTGCATGTGGATTTCCAGTCTCTCCAGTGGTAATGTGGAGTGTTGTGTAGATGCATTTCAGATTAGTCTgttggtcactgtgaccttcgCTCGTCACTGTGAACTGCTTTTGCATTGCTTCCTTAAGGTTCTTCTTTGCTTTCAAAAGATGGCTGCCTCCTGCAACAACTGAATGTggacatttttattcagatttCTGAATGGCAAATTTTTGTATCAAAGATCTACATATCTCAGTTGGCAAAGATCTAACTCATGTATCAATGACTTCCTTTGAATCAAAGGAGTTTCAGTAATACCCAGAACATACACGGTTACACAGAAGCATCAGATTTAAAAATCCAATAAGTCTCTCTTAAGTTACTTCTTGAGACCATGTCCAACACTGATCCGCAAACTCAAAACCCTCCACTTTCAAAAGTCTACCATTGCCATTGTGACAAAGAAATGGCGTGCCAAAGGTTAATCTATATTATTGGTTCTTCTGGCTTATTTTTATTGAGCTACTCTTTCGTGTCAAAAGCCTCTGAGTGTGCCCAATGTGGAACATATGTGGAACTAcaattaataatacatttattttcctttgtCTGCAAATTACTTGCAGTATTTAGTATTTCAAAAAATAAGCACCAATTTTTTCTTTGAGCTATGAGGAATTATTAATGTATTACTAGTAGCATTAACAATATAAGCAGCACtacaaatatttacatacacAGGTAAACTTACATGCGTCTTCCTTAGTATCTGTTTGGTGTCCGCCAGTGAAATGGACTGAATCCTCCTTACACTCTGAACCTAACGGCTCCACACTCTGCTGTCTATAAGAACAAATGACAACAAATGGCACGTTAAATCTTGTCAGATGCAGGTAGTCAATGGAAAAACAAGAGCTGATGTACAAATCGCGTGACGACACATCCACGTGagttcaaaatgttttagtttgaGCAAAATATTCATGCTTATCTTTGGGCAGCcattcacacatgcatacatttcataaattgaaaattacaataatgtgcgtaacaatatatatatatattttttttttacagaatatATTTAAATTACCTTTGCATCTCTTCAAGACCAAAAGAGAGTGGTTCACACATGGATCGATCGCTCTTCATAGAGATGCAGCCGGGACCTGTGGGCTTAGTTGCACTCATCTGTGAACTAAGAAAAGATAATCTattaaaaaacaagcaaatgatCTTTATTAAAAAACTGTCTCATATTTCTATGCATGAGCTGCATGTGTTAAACATTCATTGACGTTTGGTTAATATACATACTAGTAGCCTATGTTAGAAGACCTACTGGATGAAGCAGGGAACTAATGATAAGTTAATGCAGTCAACTCAAATATTCTGATGCTGCGGCTAAATCCACATGATAAAAAAGGTGACTGTGGATCTGTAAAAAATCGGATAAAAATCAGAATATTTTGTCACATCAtctcatacatacatatacatgtagatcccaggggacatttttttgtatttgagagctgtttaaatgtgtaatttgtggttgATTTTATTTAgctgaactattaatattgtatatgTGATTCACTGAACAATCCATGTACTGTGGTCTTTTAGATCTGCCttaataagttatttattttatttgtttgtactGTACTATGGACCTTCCCTGTGTctgaaataaagattgattgattgattgactgattgtatacagaatctgaatctcactctgagatactgttgttcacaaactaaagaaatgagagatcatttatgtttttactgaatatttgaagcagACTGTAACACCAACATATTCTCATtttgacctcgtcacatattgaagTTTGGCTGTGgcctttccacgtccacatacaacatgcaaggtaccctgggtcaGTTGGTTGTTGACCTTCTGGGACACAGTgccaagttctcttctttcaagatacacttctgttttcactggaaGTTTGacattcacatacagtctctttcaaaataaacgcactacgtcggtacaaaactgcaaattgacttttttttcaacaacaaaaacacttttaggtttaggaaaaggcAACAGGGTTATGCTTTGGAATGTAacgggacgcgaacaccgctctctcgggtgaaagttggtgttcgtt
Proteins encoded in this region:
- the LOC126404282 gene encoding protein NLRC3-like, translating into MAESKRKRPDASLSSNDSFEEPMGSCSEPSVSSQMSATKPTGPGCISMKSDRSMCEPLSFGLEEMQRQQSVEPLGSECKEDSVHFTGGHQTDTKEDAFVAGGSHLLKAKKNLKEAMQKQFTVTSEGHSDQQTNLKCIYTTLHITTGETGNPHAEHELRHHKHKLKQQSSEHSINVSDIFKRMPGQEKPNRTVLTKGVAGIGKSFSVQKFILDWAEGRDNEDIDFVFNLALRELNLSTDNKSLHELLTEFHPAIHHLTNSEDLIKAKVVVILDGLDESRLQLDFKNKPLTSVSEVTSVGNLLANLIQGNLLPNANVWITSRPAAASQIPADFIDMVTEIRGFSDPQTEEYFKRRFRNDPGLADRIISHIRSSQSLDIMCQIPIFCWISAVLFQEIFGGDEKAETPQTLTEMMAHFLFAQTKRRSRKYDQKTEENKERLLKTHREFLLKLGKLAFVHLQKNNLIFYAEDLEDCGIDVKEATIYSGFCNTIFREEQVFSQKKVFFFVHLTIQEFFAALFVYDCFTNNNTEVLDSFLDLKDKEHTLLDLVKMTVDKVLEKKNGHLDFFLQFLLGLMVQPNRRVLQGLLTSPDPSQDTDKKILTYLKAIRRKALSPDSCMNLFQTMVEMRDHKVKDEIQEYLKSSDRSKTELTPLHCSALAYMLLVSKNDLDVLDLKSYSTSDEGRRRLIPAVRISSKAILADCKVTPELVEHLAFALKHPNSALRDLDLSNNDLKDSGVELLCDGLSSQCCRLETLRLSGCQVTEEGCAFLASALQCNPSHLIKLDLSYNHPGDSGEKLLFELKNDQQSKLSILNTDHGGSQRLKPGFKKYACELTLDANTAHKNLLLSEGNRKVTWVEDEQPYPPHQARFLQVLCEQGLDGRCYWEVEVFGPLSVGVTYRGADKKGRMDGFKMGYSDKSWCLVCSNDGNYVSHSNKKVDVSPLGWRSSRVGVYLDCPAGTLSFYRVSSDSRTRLHTYKTKFNEPLYPAVELEHIQSSALFCQLI